The genomic segment GCAAGACCCACAAGAACATCATCCATCACTTGAATTCTCAGGTCAAGAGCGTCTCAGGATTCATCGGAAACTATGATATCGTCATAGGCCAGAAAGGCGCGGAAGACGTCAAGTCGAAGGTGGGCACTATCGTCGTCGCGACGGGCGCGCTCGAGTTAGTGCCTGAAGGCCTATATGGCTACAACCAGTACCCGAACATCGTCACGCTGACTGAGTTCGAGATACTCTGCAAGAAGAAGACTCTCCCGAAGCTAAAGAACGTGGCTTTTATCCAATGCGTCGGCTCAAGAGGCCAGAACAAATCGTATTGTTCCAGGATATGCTGCAACGTTGGGATCAAGAACGCCATCAACATCGTGGACAACTACGAGAACATGCTTGGCCTGATGGAGAAGGATGGCACCGTCGTTGAGAAGATACCAGTCGAACAGAAGGTGCCCGAGGAAATCCTCGATCGCAGGCGCAGGAGGCGCGGCAGGGAGAGGGGAGAGGAGGGCGAGGCAGAAGAGGTCAAGCTCGGCCCCTCGGAGAAGATCGAGGTCACAATGTTCAACAGGGATGTCATGTCCTACGGCGTCGAGCACGAGCTGACCTACAACAAGGCCAGGGAGAAGCGCGTGAAGTTCGTCAGATACACGCCCGAGCACCTGCCGAGGGTCTACATGGAGGGCAACCAACTCACTGTCGGCTACTTCCATGAGACCTTGAGGCTTGAGCGGACGATGCCTGTCGACATGGTCATACTTGCTACACCGCTGGTCGCACAGCCGGATGCTGGTGAGCTGTCGCAGATGCTCAAGGTGCCTCTGGGCCAGGAAGGGTTCTTCCTAGAAGCACACGTGAAATTGAGGCCGGTGGACTTCGCGACGGAAGGCATCTATGTCTGCGGGACTTGCAAAGGTCCATCTGATATCACGGAATGTGCGACGCAGGCGGCCGCCGCGGCGTCTAGAGCCGCGATACCTCTCAGCAGGGGATATGTTCTTGCCGAGGCAATCGCTTCGGATGTGAACACAGACTTGTGCGTGGGATGCGGAATCTGTGCGTCGCTTTGCCCATACTCAGCGATAACCGTGGCACGCGGTCCCAAAGGCATGAAAGCAGAGGTGATCAAGGCTGCATGCAAGGGTTGCGGTTCATGCGGGGCAGGGTGTCCCGAGAAGGCCATGACGATGCTGCACTATACAGACGAGCAGCTCATCGTTGAAGGGCTGGCCGGTATCAAGGAGGTGATCCTGTGACAAGCGAGAAGGACGCCGTGAACGCCATTAGGACCGCTTGGCTGTTCAAGAAACACGTTTCGACTCTGCCGCGCTGGGGAAGGGTCCAACATGAGAGCATGGAGATGGCTGGGAGCTCACTGCCCAATGTGGATCCGGAAACGAAGAGCCTGATAATGAGAAACCTTCTCTTCGCGCTGCGCTGTCATACTTGCGAACGAAGACTGACTGTTGAATGCAATTTCATGATCTGTGTGCGTGGGCTCATGTCCGGCACAATAGGGAGGTAAGAAGATGTCCTTCGAACCGAAGCTCATGGGTTTCATGTGCAACTGGTGCAGTTATGCTGGAGCGGATTTGGCTGGCGTGAGCAGGTACCAGTACCCGCCCGAGATAAGAATCGTCAAGGTGATGTGCAGCGCACGCGTTGACCCGGACATTGTTCTTGAGATGTTCATCCAGGGTGCCGACGGCGTGTTCGTTGGTGGATGTCACATCGGTGACTGCCACTACATCAAGGGCAACTACTATGCACAGCAGCGCATGAAGGTCGTCAATAAACTCCTCGAGAAATGCGGCATCGAGCCAGAGCGTTTGAGGCTTGAATGGGTGAGTGCCTCAGAGGGGGAGCGCTTCGCGAAACTCATGACAGAGTTCACTGCGCAGATCTCCGCACTTGGTGCGAGCCCAGTGAGCGGAGAACAGCCTGACATCAAGAAACTCGAGCTTCTTTTCGCGGCGAAGAGCGTTGTCGAGGACGTGAGGGTTCGTGCATTGCTTGGGAAGTATGTAGAATTCTCTGAGAAGGGTAATGTCTTTGGGAGAAAGATGTCCGAAGAGGAGCTGAATGCATTGCTCGATTCAGTGATAGATGACGAATTCGCGCGAATTAACATCCTGCTGGCAGCGTCCAGCAAACCAGTTTCTGTAAAAGAACTCGCAGCATCTCTGAACCTGTCTGCGACGAAGGTCCTGCGACATATTGTAACGCTGAAGGAGCGCGATCTGGTGAGGCTATCCCGCATAGAGGGCACTACGCCTCTCTATCAGAGCTCGCAAGGTTATGGAATAGGGGGCGTGTGAAATGACTGAAGAACCCGTTGGCGCAGTTCTCGTGATCGGCGGTGGCATCGCTGGCATGCAGGCATCTCTCGATTTGGCAGACTCAGGATTCAAGGTCTATCTTGTGGACAAGAGCCCGAACATCGGAGGTGCGATGGCACAACTTGACAAGACTTTCCCCACGAACGACTGTGCAATGTGCATCATGGCACCGAAACTCGTGGAAACAGGCAGACATCATAACATCCAAATAGTGTCGAATGCCGATGTCGAGCTGGTAGAGGGATCGCCGGGCAATTTTCGAGTGACAGCAGTAAGGCGGACAAGGCGGGTAAGGGAGGACAAATGCACTGGTTGTGGCGTTTGCACACAGCGCTGCCCCATAGAGGTACCAGATGAGTACAACAAGGGACTGAAGCTCAGAAAGGCAATCTATGTGAGGTACCCTCAGGCAATACCGCCGACGCACATCATCGATCAGGACCACTGCATTGGGTGCGGAATCTGTGCGACTCAATGTGAGGCTGAGGCTATCGAGTACGCTGAAAAGGAAAAGGTCCTGGAGATGAGGGTTGGCTCAATCATTCTTGCCCCAGGCTATGAGGAGTTCGATCTAAGCCTCAAACCGGAATACGGCTATGGCAGATATCCGAACGTTGTCTCTTCCCTAGACCTCGAAAGAATGCTGTCAGCAACTGGACCTTATGGAGGCCTTGTCCTCAGGCCGAGCGATGGGGAGCTTCCTCGGAAGATGGCGTTCATCCAGTGCATAGGATCTCGTGACAAACAGATAGGGAAGACTTACTGCTCTTCAGTCTGTTGCATGTTCGCGATAAAAGAGGCGACAATCGCACAGGAGCATACCCCTGGCCTGAAGGCGTACATATTCTTCATGGACATCCGGGCATATGGGAAGGAGTTTGACGAATACTACATCCGTGCGGAGGAAGTTCACAAGATAGAGTTCGTCAAGAACAACCGCATCGCCAAAGTGGAAGAAGACCCGGAAACGAAGAGCCTGACTGTCTGGTATCTTGAGGGAGAGGACCTGAAGAGCGAAGAGTTCGACATGGTCGTCCTTTCTGTTGGCGCTTCACCACCCAAGGATACCGAGCGGTTAAAGCGCGTCCTTGGCATCAATCTGAACAAATACGGGTTCGCAAATACAAACATCTTCTCGCCGATGGAGACAAACGTACCAGGGATATACGTCTGCGGAGCATATTCCGCGCCGAAAGACATTCCTGATTCGGTTGCACAGGCGAGCGGGGCGGCGGCAAAAGCGTCATCTCTGATTTCGAGCGCCCGAGGCACACTTGTAACTGAACGAGTATACCCACCGGAGACCGACTTTGTTGGCGAGGAGCCTCGCGTCGGCGTTTTCGTGTGTCACTGCGGCATCAACATCGGTGGTGTTGTGCGTGTACCCGAGGTAATGGAATACGCGAAGACGCTCCCGAACGTTGTCTACGCTGAGGAGAATCTGTACACTTGCTCCCAGGACACCAACGAGAAGATCAAGCAGAAGATCAAGGAACACAATCTGAACAGGGTGATTGTGGCATCGTGTACTCCGAGAACGCATGCACCGCTGTTCCAGAACACCATTCGTCAAGCAGGGCTGAACATGCATCTATTCGAAATGGCGAACATCCGAGACCAGTGTTCATGGGTTCACACCCACGAACCGGACAAGGCGACGGAGAAGGCGAAAGATCTTGTTCGGATGGCCGTGGCAAAAGCGAGACTGCTCGAACAATTGCCCCGCGTGACTGTTCCTGTGAAGAAGAGCGCGCTCATAGTTGGTGGCGGGTTGTCCGGAATGACCTGTGCAATTGGGCTCGCTGAGGAAGGATATGAAGCGCACATCATCGAGAAGGAGAAGGAACTCGGCGGGATTCTCAAGCGCATACATTTCACACTGGATGGCGAGAACACGCAGAATGAATTGAAGAGGATGATCGAGAGCGTGAAAAGCAACGAGCAGATTCACGTCCACACCAATGCGCTTCTCAAGGAATTGAGTGGCTATGTCGGCAACTATGTGGCCACCATCGCCGCTGACAAGA from the Candidatus Thermoplasmatota archaeon genome contains:
- a CDS encoding hydrogenase iron-sulfur subunit — encoded protein: MSFEPKLMGFMCNWCSYAGADLAGVSRYQYPPEIRIVKVMCSARVDPDIVLEMFIQGADGVFVGGCHIGDCHYIKGNYYAQQRMKVVNKLLEKCGIEPERLRLEWVSASEGERFAKLMTEFTAQISALGASPVSGEQPDIKKLELLFAAKSVVEDVRVRALLGKYVEFSEKGNVFGRKMSEEELNALLDSVIDDEFARINILLAASSKPVSVKELAASLNLSATKVLRHIVTLKERDLVRLSRIEGTTPLYQSSQGYGIGGV
- a CDS encoding CoB--CoM heterodisulfide reductase iron-sulfur subunit A family protein, translating into MTEEPVGAVLVIGGGIAGMQASLDLADSGFKVYLVDKSPNIGGAMAQLDKTFPTNDCAMCIMAPKLVETGRHHNIQIVSNADVELVEGSPGNFRVTAVRRTRRVREDKCTGCGVCTQRCPIEVPDEYNKGLKLRKAIYVRYPQAIPPTHIIDQDHCIGCGICATQCEAEAIEYAEKEKVLEMRVGSIILAPGYEEFDLSLKPEYGYGRYPNVVSSLDLERMLSATGPYGGLVLRPSDGELPRKMAFIQCIGSRDKQIGKTYCSSVCCMFAIKEATIAQEHTPGLKAYIFFMDIRAYGKEFDEYYIRAEEVHKIEFVKNNRIAKVEEDPETKSLTVWYLEGEDLKSEEFDMVVLSVGASPPKDTERLKRVLGINLNKYGFANTNIFSPMETNVPGIYVCGAYSAPKDIPDSVAQASGAAAKASSLISSARGTLVTERVYPPETDFVGEEPRVGVFVCHCGINIGGVVRVPEVMEYAKTLPNVVYAEENLYTCSQDTNEKIKQKIKEHNLNRVIVASCTPRTHAPLFQNTIRQAGLNMHLFEMANIRDQCSWVHTHEPDKATEKAKDLVRMAVAKARLLEQLPRVTVPVKKSALIVGGGLSGMTCAIGLAEEGYEAHIIEKEKELGGILKRIHFTLDGENTQNELKRMIESVKSNEQIHVHTNALLKELSGYVGNYVATIAADKKEVKIDTGVIIVATGGVEYSPNEYLYGKHDKVVTQLEFEKLLAKDPSAAKKLKSVVMIQCVGCRTKDRTYCSRVCCTETIKNALKLKELNPAANVYILHKDIRTYGFREDFYSEAAENGVLFIRYYDDPLPTVTMESGKLHVQAFDHFLGEHVDMRPDTLVLAAATLPNPDNESLAKILKVPLSKDKFFLEAHMKLRPVDFATDGIYLCGLAHSPKFIEECIAQASAAVSRASTILSKDFYEVEGIVSQVNEQKCTGCGTCLTICPYGAMEKNAEGIAKTNIVLCKGCGTCVASCPERAVRLPGFTDEQLIAQVANAVKEANGVKGGT
- a CDS encoding 4Fe-4S dicluster domain-containing protein, with the translated sequence AALSLADMGFPVHLVEKDGELGGFVRNLNNLYVTEKSAAETIKPLIEKGKTHKNIIHHLNSQVKSVSGFIGNYDIVIGQKGAEDVKSKVGTIVVATGALELVPEGLYGYNQYPNIVTLTEFEILCKKKTLPKLKNVAFIQCVGSRGQNKSYCSRICCNVGIKNAINIVDNYENMLGLMEKDGTVVEKIPVEQKVPEEILDRRRRRRGRERGEEGEAEEVKLGPSEKIEVTMFNRDVMSYGVEHELTYNKAREKRVKFVRYTPEHLPRVYMEGNQLTVGYFHETLRLERTMPVDMVILATPLVAQPDAGELSQMLKVPLGQEGFFLEAHVKLRPVDFATEGIYVCGTCKGPSDITECATQAAAAASRAAIPLSRGYVLAEAIASDVNTDLCVGCGICASLCPYSAITVARGPKGMKAEVIKAACKGCGSCGAGCPEKAMTMLHYTDEQLIVEGLAGIKEVIL